In a single window of the Pedococcus dokdonensis genome:
- a CDS encoding response regulator transcription factor, producing the protein MKVLVVEDDRDIQDLVVAILGREGYDVRAEDEGSAGLSAALTRDPDLVILDWMMPGMSGVDVCRAIRADPHAKDVPVLMLTSKAHEADIDQAFAAGADDYMVKPFRGRELVSRVKALAALERPRP; encoded by the coding sequence ATGAAGGTGCTGGTGGTCGAGGACGACCGGGACATCCAGGACCTCGTCGTCGCCATCCTGGGTCGCGAGGGCTATGACGTCCGGGCCGAGGACGAGGGTTCGGCCGGGCTCAGTGCCGCCCTCACGCGCGACCCCGACCTGGTGATCCTCGACTGGATGATGCCGGGGATGAGTGGTGTCGACGTCTGCCGCGCCATCCGCGCCGACCCGCACGCCAAGGACGTCCCCGTCCTGATGCTCACGTCCAAAGCGCACGAGGCCGACATCGACCAGGCCTTCGCTGCGGGCGCCGACGACTACATGGTCAAGCCGTTCCGCGGTCGCGAGCTGGTCAGCCGGGTCAAGGCCCTCGCCGCGCTGGAGCGCCCCCGCCCCTAG
- a CDS encoding S1C family serine protease: MQIAKRPLPLLLGAAGIASATAIAIGGAQLAHTASASGATTGTSIARSANPYAGSSGSGADLAPRGWPGWGGSTGGGSGGSGGGSGGSTGSTGSGSTTEATARQLVGVVDIVSTVNYGQGEAAGTGMVLRSDGEVLTNNHVIEGATSIEVTVLSTGRTYSATVVGTSPTNDVAVLQLSGATGLATVDLGDSSSLQVGDAVTGVGNAGNEEGTSAATGQVTALDQDITASDGSGTDSEDLSGLIMTDAAIEAGDSGGPLYDADGQVVGIDTAAQTSRTGETVAGYAIPIDTALAVAQKIRSGVDDATIHQGVPAFLGIQTGQVAVTGGVPVVGIVDGSAAEAAGITSGSAITRVGGTPVSTSSGLTDALTAHDPGDRVAVTWVDAYGTAHSATVTLGSGPAD, encoded by the coding sequence ATGCAGATCGCCAAGCGCCCCCTACCCCTCCTGCTCGGCGCGGCCGGCATCGCCTCCGCGACGGCGATCGCCATCGGCGGCGCTCAGCTCGCGCACACCGCGAGCGCCTCGGGCGCGACGACCGGCACCAGCATCGCCCGCTCCGCCAACCCGTATGCCGGCAGCTCGGGGTCCGGCGCGGACCTCGCCCCCCGTGGCTGGCCGGGGTGGGGCGGGTCCACCGGCGGCGGCAGCGGCGGCAGCGGTGGCGGCAGCGGTGGCAGCACCGGCTCGACCGGCAGCGGCAGCACGACCGAGGCCACCGCGCGGCAGCTGGTGGGCGTGGTCGACATCGTGTCGACGGTGAACTACGGGCAGGGCGAGGCCGCCGGGACCGGCATGGTCCTTCGCTCCGACGGCGAGGTGCTCACCAACAACCACGTCATCGAAGGCGCCACCAGCATCGAGGTCACCGTGCTGTCGACTGGTCGCACCTACTCCGCGACGGTGGTCGGCACCAGCCCCACGAACGACGTCGCGGTCCTCCAGCTGTCCGGCGCGACCGGGCTGGCGACCGTCGACCTCGGCGACTCCTCGTCCCTCCAGGTCGGCGACGCGGTGACGGGTGTCGGCAATGCCGGCAACGAGGAGGGCACCTCCGCCGCCACCGGTCAGGTCACCGCGCTCGACCAGGACATCACCGCCAGCGACGGCAGCGGCACCGACAGCGAGGACCTCTCCGGCCTGATCATGACCGACGCCGCCATCGAGGCCGGCGACTCCGGCGGCCCGTTGTATGACGCGGACGGCCAGGTCGTCGGCATCGACACCGCTGCCCAGACCAGCCGCACCGGCGAGACCGTGGCGGGCTACGCCATACCGATCGACACGGCGCTGGCCGTCGCACAGAAGATCAGGTCGGGCGTCGACGACGCCACCATCCACCAGGGCGTGCCGGCGTTCCTCGGCATCCAGACCGGCCAGGTGGCGGTCACCGGCGGCGTCCCCGTGGTCGGGATCGTCGACGGCTCCGCGGCGGAGGCGGCAGGGATCACGTCGGGGTCGGCCATCACCCGCGTCGGGGGCACGCCGGTCTCGACGTCGAGCGGGCTGACCGACGCGCTGACCGCGCACGACCCGGGCGACCGGGTCGCGGTCACCTGGGTCGACGCCTACGGCACCGCCCACTCCGCGACCGTGACGCTCGGCTCCGGCCCCGCCGACTGA
- the deoC gene encoding deoxyribose-phosphate aldolase, producing the protein MSTPTAAAPSVDATARARDLLGVSRLTNSALTSWLHGLPGVDQVGCEARAAGLGTRSIKTTSKAWGIDTAISMIDLTTLEGADTPGKVRGLCAKALTPDPTDLSTPRPAAVCVYGDMVPTAREVLGQSGVNIAAVATAFPSGRALMPVKLADTRDAVAAGADEIDMVIDRGAFLSGDYLTVFREIAEVAEACVREDGSRARLKVIMETGELVTYDNVRRASWLSMLAGGDFIKTSTGKVSPAATLPVTLIMLEAVRDWRDLTGEMVGVKPAGGIRTSKDALKFLVTVSEIAGDDWLDPHWFRFGASSLLNDLLLQRQRMAIGAYSGADYVTDDSPSLY; encoded by the coding sequence GTGAGCACCCCCACAGCTGCGGCCCCCTCCGTCGACGCGACGGCCAGGGCGCGCGACCTCCTCGGCGTCTCCCGCCTCACGAACTCCGCCCTCACGAGCTGGCTGCACGGCCTCCCCGGCGTCGACCAGGTGGGCTGCGAGGCTCGCGCAGCGGGGCTGGGCACCCGCTCGATCAAGACCACGTCCAAGGCGTGGGGCATCGACACCGCGATCTCGATGATCGACCTGACCACGCTCGAGGGCGCCGACACCCCCGGCAAGGTGCGTGGCCTGTGCGCCAAGGCGCTGACGCCCGACCCCACCGACCTGTCGACCCCGCGCCCCGCGGCGGTGTGCGTCTACGGCGACATGGTCCCCACCGCCAGGGAGGTCCTCGGCCAGAGCGGCGTCAACATCGCGGCCGTGGCCACGGCCTTCCCGAGTGGCCGAGCCCTCATGCCGGTCAAGCTCGCCGACACCCGTGACGCCGTCGCCGCCGGGGCCGACGAGATCGACATGGTCATCGACCGTGGCGCGTTCCTGTCGGGCGACTACCTCACCGTGTTCCGCGAGATCGCCGAGGTCGCCGAGGCCTGCGTCCGCGAGGACGGCAGCCGCGCCCGGCTGAAGGTGATCATGGAGACCGGTGAGCTGGTCACCTACGACAACGTCCGCCGGGCGTCATGGCTCTCGATGCTCGCCGGCGGTGACTTCATCAAGACCTCGACCGGCAAGGTCTCGCCCGCGGCCACCCTCCCCGTCACCCTGATCATGCTCGAGGCGGTCCGCGACTGGCGCGACCTCACCGGCGAGATGGTCGGGGTGAAGCCGGCCGGTGGCATCCGCACCAGCAAGGACGCCCTGAAGTTCCTCGTCACCGTCAGCGAGATCGCGGGCGACGACTGGCTCGACCCGCACTGGTTCCGGTTCGGGGCCTCGAGCCTGCTCAACGACCTCCTCCTCCAGCGTCAGCGGATGGCCATCGGCGCCTACTCGGGTGCCGACTACGTCACCGACGACTCGCCCAGCCTCTACTGA
- a CDS encoding aldehyde dehydrogenase family protein, giving the protein MAKFEYAPAPESRAVVDIKPSYGLFINGEFTDSQGGSAFKTISPATEEVLAEVTSASDADVDRAVAAARRAYNGAWGRMSGADRGKYLFRIARILQERAREFAVLESLDNGKPIKESRDVDVPLAAAHFFYHAGWADKLDYAGLGDNPRPHGVVGQVIPWNFPILMLAWKIAPALATGNTVVIKPAETTPLTALLFAEVVQQADLPPGVVNIVTGAGATGQAIVDHPDIDKLAFTGSTGVGKMIARSIAGTRKKATLELGGKAANIVFDDAPIDQAVEGIVNGIFFNQGHVCCAGSRLLVQENIADEVEKRLKRRLETLRVGDPLDKNTDVGAINSKAQLKRIVDLTAAGEAEGAERWDNGCELPSKGFWFRPTVFTGVSQTHRIAQEEIFGPVLSVLTFRTPHEAVAKANNTPYGLSAGIWTEKGSRILWMADQLKAGVVWANTFNKFDPTSPFGGYKESGYGREGGRHGLAAYVTTGDSK; this is encoded by the coding sequence ATGGCCAAGTTCGAGTACGCACCGGCGCCGGAGTCCCGCGCCGTCGTCGACATCAAGCCCTCCTACGGGTTGTTCATCAACGGTGAGTTCACCGACTCCCAGGGCGGTTCGGCGTTCAAGACGATCAGTCCCGCCACCGAGGAGGTCCTCGCCGAGGTCACCTCTGCCAGCGACGCCGACGTCGACCGCGCGGTGGCGGCGGCCCGCCGGGCCTACAACGGCGCCTGGGGCCGGATGTCCGGTGCGGACCGCGGCAAGTACCTCTTCCGGATCGCCCGCATCCTCCAGGAGCGGGCCCGCGAGTTCGCGGTGCTCGAGAGCCTCGACAACGGCAAGCCGATCAAGGAGAGCCGCGACGTCGACGTCCCCCTCGCAGCGGCGCACTTCTTCTACCACGCGGGCTGGGCCGACAAGCTCGACTACGCGGGCCTGGGAGACAACCCGCGTCCACACGGCGTCGTCGGCCAGGTGATCCCCTGGAACTTCCCGATCCTGATGCTGGCGTGGAAGATCGCGCCGGCCCTCGCGACCGGCAACACCGTGGTGATCAAGCCCGCTGAGACGACCCCGCTGACCGCGCTGCTCTTCGCCGAGGTCGTCCAGCAGGCCGACCTGCCGCCGGGTGTCGTCAACATCGTTACCGGCGCCGGGGCCACCGGGCAGGCCATCGTCGACCACCCCGACATCGACAAGCTCGCGTTCACCGGCTCGACCGGGGTCGGCAAGATGATCGCCCGCTCGATCGCCGGCACCCGCAAGAAGGCCACCCTCGAGCTCGGTGGCAAGGCCGCCAACATCGTCTTCGACGACGCGCCCATCGACCAGGCCGTCGAGGGCATCGTCAACGGCATCTTCTTCAACCAGGGCCACGTGTGCTGCGCCGGTTCGCGGCTCCTGGTCCAGGAGAACATCGCCGACGAGGTCGAGAAGCGGCTCAAGCGCCGCCTCGAGACCCTGCGCGTGGGCGACCCGCTCGACAAGAACACCGACGTGGGCGCGATCAACTCCAAGGCCCAGCTCAAGCGGATCGTCGACCTCACTGCGGCCGGCGAGGCCGAGGGAGCCGAGCGCTGGGACAACGGCTGCGAGCTGCCGAGCAAGGGATTCTGGTTCAGGCCAACGGTTTTCACTGGCGTGAGCCAGACGCACCGGATCGCGCAGGAGGAGATCTTCGGGCCGGTCCTGTCGGTCCTCACCTTCCGCACCCCGCACGAGGCCGTCGCCAAGGCGAACAACACGCCCTACGGGTTGTCGGCGGGCATCTGGACCGAGAAGGGCTCGCGCATCCTCTGGATGGCCGACCAGCTCAAGGCCGGCGTGGTGTGGGCCAACACGTTCAACAAGTTCGACCCCACCAGCCCCTTCGGTGGCTACAAGGAGTCCGGCTACGGCCGCGAGGGTGGCCGGCACGGCCTGGCCGCCTACGTCACGACGGGAGACAGCAAGTGA
- a CDS encoding aldehyde dehydrogenase family protein — MSPTATRSAGADARVDVRKTYKLYIGGKFPRSESGRSYEVVDGRGKFLANAAQGSRKDARDAVVAARGAVAGWAGATAYNRGQVLYRVAEVMEGRRAQFVAEVRASEGVAERRAETIVSQAIDRWVWYAGWTDKLAQVLGGLNPVAGPYFDISAPEPTGVVAVLAPQRSSLLGLVSVLAPVVCSGNTAVVLTSELRPLPAITLSEALATSDVPGGVVNLITGRTAEVAPWLASHRDVNAIDLAGAADAEGVSWGDLELAAAENLKRVVRPAGEGSGAVEPDWSRTPDLSRITPFLETKTVWHPKGR; from the coding sequence GTGAGCCCCACCGCCACGCGCTCGGCCGGTGCCGACGCCCGCGTCGACGTCCGGAAGACCTACAAGCTCTACATCGGCGGGAAGTTCCCGCGCTCGGAGTCGGGCCGCTCCTACGAGGTGGTGGACGGTCGCGGCAAGTTCCTCGCAAACGCCGCCCAGGGCTCGCGCAAGGATGCGCGTGACGCCGTCGTCGCCGCCCGGGGCGCGGTGGCCGGCTGGGCCGGCGCCACGGCATACAACCGTGGTCAGGTGCTCTATCGCGTCGCCGAGGTGATGGAGGGGCGCCGCGCCCAGTTCGTCGCCGAGGTGCGCGCCAGCGAGGGCGTCGCCGAACGTCGCGCCGAGACGATCGTCTCGCAGGCCATCGACCGCTGGGTCTGGTATGCCGGGTGGACCGACAAGCTCGCGCAGGTCCTCGGCGGCTTGAACCCGGTCGCCGGCCCGTACTTCGACATCTCGGCGCCCGAGCCGACCGGTGTCGTCGCCGTCCTTGCGCCGCAACGCAGCTCGCTGCTCGGCCTGGTGTCGGTGCTGGCCCCGGTCGTCTGCTCAGGCAACACCGCCGTGGTCCTCACCAGTGAGCTGCGCCCCCTGCCGGCGATCACCCTCTCCGAGGCGCTGGCGACCTCCGACGTCCCCGGTGGTGTCGTCAACCTGATCACCGGCCGCACCGCCGAGGTGGCGCCGTGGCTCGCCTCGCACCGTGACGTCAACGCCATCGACCTGGCCGGCGCCGCCGACGCCGAGGGCGTGAGCTGGGGCGACCTCGAGCTGGCCGCCGCAGAGAACCTCAAGCGCGTCGTCCGCCCGGCCGGCGAGGGCTCCGGCGCCGTCGAGCCCGACTGGTCGCGTACGCCCGACCTGTCCCGCATCACGCCGTTCCTCGAGACCAAGACGGTCTGGCACCCCAAGGGCCGCTGA
- a CDS encoding uridine kinase family protein — protein sequence MTAPASDATTRARVVVLAGPSGAGKSRLAARLQGAHGWPIVRLDDFYRDEDDPAMPRSEELGIVDWDHPDSWNRQAAVDALETLVATGAVQTPVYDISLSRAVDTTTVRADQHDLILAEGIFAAEIIGDLRDRGLLAGAYCVHHHRVVTFVWRLLRDLSEHRKPPWTLVRRGLALMRAEPRVVARQEALGAESARAKDLEPLLSALAH from the coding sequence TTGACCGCACCCGCGTCGGACGCGACCACCCGCGCCCGCGTCGTCGTCCTTGCCGGCCCCAGTGGGGCCGGCAAGTCGCGTCTGGCGGCGCGGCTCCAGGGGGCGCACGGGTGGCCGATCGTGCGGCTCGACGACTTCTACCGCGACGAGGACGACCCGGCGATGCCGCGCAGCGAAGAGCTGGGCATCGTCGACTGGGACCACCCCGACTCGTGGAACCGCCAGGCGGCCGTCGACGCCCTCGAGACCCTGGTCGCGACCGGTGCCGTGCAGACGCCGGTCTACGACATCTCGCTCAGCCGGGCCGTGGACACGACGACCGTTCGCGCCGACCAGCACGACCTGATCCTCGCCGAGGGGATCTTCGCCGCCGAGATCATCGGCGACCTGCGCGACCGCGGCCTCCTGGCCGGTGCGTACTGCGTGCACCACCACCGGGTGGTGACCTTCGTGTGGCGGCTGCTGCGTGACCTCTCCGAGCACCGCAAGCCGCCGTGGACCCTGGTCCGACGCGGGCTCGCGCTGATGCGCGCTGAACCCCGGGTCGTGGCGCGGCAGGAAGCCCTGGGGGCCGAGTCGGCCCGGGCCAAGGACCTCGAGCCGCTGCTGTCCGCGCTCGCCCACTGA
- a CDS encoding DUF4129 domain-containing protein → MTSPTTASDGPPLDPSSPEARQWVLDELAKGHYTTQPSPLQRFLEWLWRELGGGPGGGLLPSWAVAVLVVVVLAAVALVVALRVRGEPSARGGGSRRSVVDEGGLAATDYRARATAARARGDWDAVLLDSYRALAAAAVERTLLTDLPGRTAHEVAVALEPAFPDHAGALAVSAAEFDAVRYGHRRTTQDKASAVADLDATLQSTRPVLGELATS, encoded by the coding sequence ATGACGAGCCCGACCACCGCGTCCGACGGTCCGCCGCTCGACCCGAGCTCACCCGAGGCCCGTCAGTGGGTGCTGGACGAGCTGGCCAAGGGGCACTACACGACGCAGCCGTCGCCGCTCCAGCGGTTCCTCGAGTGGCTGTGGCGAGAGCTCGGCGGCGGGCCCGGTGGGGGTCTGCTGCCTTCGTGGGCCGTGGCCGTGCTGGTGGTAGTGGTCCTGGCCGCGGTCGCCCTGGTGGTCGCGCTGCGGGTGAGGGGTGAGCCCTCCGCTCGTGGTGGCGGTTCGCGCCGTTCGGTCGTCGACGAGGGAGGACTCGCGGCCACCGACTACCGGGCGCGCGCCACGGCGGCTCGGGCGCGGGGCGACTGGGACGCCGTGCTGCTCGACAGCTACCGCGCCCTGGCCGCCGCCGCGGTGGAGCGAACCCTCCTCACCGACCTGCCCGGCCGCACCGCCCACGAGGTGGCCGTGGCCCTCGAGCCGGCCTTTCCCGACCACGCCGGGGCGCTCGCCGTGAGCGCGGCCGAGTTCGACGCGGTCCGCTACGGACACCGACGCACGACCCAGGACAAGGCCAGCGCGGTCGCCGACCTCGATGCGACGCTGCAGTCCACCCGACCCGTGCTCGGCGAGCTGGCCACCTCGTGA
- a CDS encoding DUF4350 domain-containing protein: MTAPVAVHGPTLGVAPPPANRATRWRRRALWGLVVAIGVAALVAIALSTNAPDQVLDPDQTGPQGGRALVEVLRAHGVDVEVVRSADELVEADPGIGTTVVVGNPDYLGHDSTTNLAETVSVADRLVLVSPTTEQLDQLDVPLAATDVGARLTVTAGCRSAVARADDTTDVVDTRFVPVASTTNPAPTLCFGLPNPRGADDSAPSDFGFGAAMATAPATDAHPEVVALGIGSGLTNRWIDEASHAGLAVRALGQSPRLVWYQPGIGDLASSGGQGPSAWPPWLGPASGILALAVVALALVRGRRLGALVTEPLPVLVRAVETTESRGRIYRRARDRGRAAAVLRLGSVERLARRLALSPSAVEAVQAAAAAASGMPPTHVAALLTGPPPTTDTELHALANALADLEERVRTS, encoded by the coding sequence GTGACCGCACCGGTCGCCGTCCACGGCCCGACGCTCGGGGTCGCTCCGCCCCCGGCGAACCGGGCCACCCGGTGGCGCCGGCGCGCGCTCTGGGGGCTGGTCGTCGCCATCGGCGTCGCCGCGCTGGTGGCGATCGCGTTGTCGACGAACGCGCCCGACCAGGTCCTCGACCCCGACCAGACCGGTCCCCAGGGCGGCCGCGCGCTCGTCGAGGTGCTGCGGGCCCACGGCGTGGACGTCGAGGTGGTGCGGTCCGCCGACGAGCTGGTGGAGGCGGACCCGGGGATCGGGACCACTGTCGTCGTGGGCAACCCCGACTACCTCGGCCACGACAGCACCACCAACCTGGCTGAGACGGTGTCCGTCGCCGACCGCCTGGTGCTGGTGTCGCCGACGACCGAGCAGCTCGACCAGCTCGACGTGCCGCTCGCCGCCACCGACGTCGGCGCCCGCCTGACGGTGACCGCCGGCTGCCGGTCCGCGGTCGCGCGCGCCGACGACACCACAGACGTGGTCGACACCCGCTTCGTGCCGGTTGCCAGCACGACCAACCCGGCGCCCACCCTGTGCTTCGGACTGCCCAACCCGCGGGGCGCCGACGACTCGGCACCGTCCGACTTCGGGTTCGGTGCCGCGATGGCCACGGCCCCTGCGACCGACGCCCACCCCGAGGTCGTCGCCCTCGGGATCGGCTCCGGCCTCACCAACCGCTGGATCGACGAGGCGTCCCACGCGGGACTCGCCGTACGCGCCCTGGGCCAGTCGCCCCGGCTGGTCTGGTACCAGCCCGGGATCGGCGACCTCGCGAGCTCGGGTGGACAAGGCCCGAGCGCGTGGCCGCCGTGGCTCGGCCCCGCATCCGGCATCCTCGCCCTGGCCGTCGTCGCGCTGGCCCTCGTCCGCGGACGGCGGCTGGGCGCGCTGGTCACCGAGCCGCTGCCGGTCTTGGTCCGCGCGGTGGAGACCACCGAGAGCCGAGGGCGCATCTACCGCCGGGCGCGGGACCGCGGACGCGCCGCCGCGGTGCTGCGGCTGGGCAGCGTCGAACGACTCGCCCGGCGCCTCGCCCTGTCCCCGTCCGCCGTCGAGGCGGTCCAGGCTGCTGCCGCAGCCGCGTCCGGTATGCCGCCCACGCACGTCGCGGCGCTGCTCACCGGGCCGCCGCCCACCACCGATACCGAGCTGCACGCCCTGGCCAACGCCCTGGCCGATCTCGAGGAGAGAGTCCGTACGTCATGA
- a CDS encoding AAA family ATPase: MTDQPQPTSPEQPFGAMGEPIPAAPSQPWPTTPGAPTGGSPGTSPGGGGPPPAAPDARAALLAVRAEVAKAVVGQDAAVAGLLVALLARGHILLEGVPGVAKTLLVRGLAAALDVETKRVQFTPDLMPGDLTGSLVYDASTSDFTFRQGPVFTNLLLADEINRTPPKTQAALLEAMEERQVSVDGRPHPLPQPFMVAATQNPVEYEGTYPLPEAQLDRFLLKVTLPLPPREDEISVLRRHATGFDPRDLESAGLRPVASAADLAAGAEAVRSVEISDEVTAYIVDIARATRTSPSLALGVSPRGATALMATARAWAWINGRGFVTPDDVKALAHATLAHRLSLRPEAELEGVSVSAVLDSALGAVPVPR, encoded by the coding sequence ATGACCGACCAGCCCCAGCCCACGTCGCCCGAGCAGCCCTTCGGGGCGATGGGCGAGCCAATCCCGGCGGCACCGTCGCAGCCCTGGCCCACGACGCCCGGCGCACCAACGGGCGGGTCGCCGGGCACTTCGCCGGGCGGCGGCGGCCCGCCGCCCGCCGCACCGGATGCGCGGGCGGCCCTGCTCGCGGTCCGGGCCGAGGTGGCCAAGGCGGTCGTCGGCCAGGACGCCGCGGTCGCCGGGCTCCTCGTGGCCCTGCTCGCGCGCGGCCACATCCTGCTCGAGGGCGTTCCCGGCGTCGCCAAGACACTGCTCGTGCGCGGCCTCGCCGCCGCGCTCGACGTCGAGACCAAGCGGGTCCAGTTCACCCCCGACCTGATGCCGGGTGACCTCACCGGATCGCTCGTCTACGACGCGTCGACCAGCGACTTCACCTTCCGGCAGGGCCCGGTCTTCACCAACCTGCTGCTCGCCGACGAGATCAACCGCACCCCGCCGAAGACGCAGGCCGCGCTGCTGGAGGCGATGGAGGAGCGCCAGGTCAGTGTCGACGGTCGCCCGCACCCGCTGCCCCAGCCGTTCATGGTGGCCGCCACCCAGAACCCCGTCGAGTACGAAGGCACCTACCCGTTGCCCGAGGCACAGCTCGACCGCTTCCTCCTCAAGGTCACGCTGCCCCTGCCGCCGCGCGAGGACGAGATCTCCGTCCTGCGCCGCCACGCGACCGGCTTCGACCCCCGCGACCTGGAGTCGGCGGGACTGCGCCCGGTCGCTTCGGCAGCCGACCTCGCGGCCGGCGCCGAGGCGGTCCGCAGCGTCGAGATCTCCGACGAGGTCACGGCATACATCGTCGACATCGCCCGGGCCACGCGGACATCACCGTCACTCGCCCTCGGGGTGAGCCCTCGGGGCGCCACCGCCCTGATGGCGACGGCGCGTGCCTGGGCCTGGATCAACGGCCGAGGCTTCGTGACGCCCGACGACGTGAAGGCCCTCGCCCACGCCACCCTGGCCCACCGGCTGTCCCTGCGTCCGGAGGCCGAGCTCGAGGGTGTCAGCGTCAGCGCCGTCCTCGACAGCGCGCTCGGAGCGGTGCCGGTCCCCCGCTGA
- a CDS encoding DUF58 domain-containing protein, protein MALTYRAVVLALVGLVPVAVWPQGDTARWWLLVTVLLVGLDAVLAPSPRALTLTREGPGQVRLGDDTATSVLVTNGGRRRVRGALRDAWPPSAGASAGAHRLDVPAGERTRLTTAMHPTRRGDRRAHRVTIRATGPLGLAARQRSFEVPGQLRTLHPFPARKHLPSRLAVLRQLDGRAALRTRGQGTEFDSLREYVDGDDVRSIDWRATARRQHLVVRTWQPEQHRRIVIVVDTSRTSAGRVDDSPRLDAAMDAALLLTALAGHARDRVQVLAGDRVVQARVGGADRAKLLHDTISTLAPVESRLVEADWGLLATEVRRLGTQRALVVLLTPLESSAVEQGLIPVLPSLCAHHRVVVASVADPAVARMRAARETVAQVYDAAAAERTTTLRRRTAAALASLGVDVLDEPPDQLPVRLADHYLMLKRQGLL, encoded by the coding sequence ATGGCGCTCACCTACCGCGCCGTGGTGCTCGCCCTGGTGGGGCTGGTGCCGGTCGCCGTGTGGCCGCAGGGCGACACGGCGCGGTGGTGGCTGCTCGTCACGGTGCTGCTGGTCGGCCTCGACGCCGTGCTGGCGCCGTCACCGCGCGCGCTCACGCTCACGCGTGAGGGCCCCGGCCAGGTGCGCCTCGGCGACGACACCGCGACCTCGGTGCTGGTCACCAACGGCGGCCGCCGCAGGGTGCGCGGAGCGCTCCGCGACGCCTGGCCACCCTCGGCCGGGGCTTCCGCCGGAGCACACCGGCTGGACGTGCCCGCGGGGGAACGCACCCGCCTCACCACGGCGATGCACCCGACCCGCAGGGGCGACCGCCGGGCGCACCGGGTCACCATCCGCGCCACGGGTCCGCTCGGGCTGGCCGCACGACAGCGGTCCTTCGAGGTGCCCGGGCAGCTCCGGACGCTGCACCCGTTCCCCGCCCGCAAGCACCTGCCGAGCCGGCTGGCGGTGCTGCGCCAGCTGGACGGCCGGGCAGCGCTGCGCACCCGCGGGCAGGGCACCGAGTTCGACAGCCTGCGCGAGTACGTCGACGGCGACGACGTCCGGAGCATCGACTGGCGGGCCACCGCGCGACGCCAACACCTGGTGGTGCGCACCTGGCAGCCCGAGCAGCACCGACGGATCGTCATCGTCGTCGACACCTCGCGCACGTCAGCTGGGCGGGTCGACGACTCGCCCCGCCTCGATGCCGCCATGGATGCCGCCCTGCTCCTCACCGCCCTGGCCGGGCACGCGCGCGACCGCGTGCAGGTGCTGGCCGGCGACCGGGTGGTGCAGGCCCGGGTCGGGGGCGCCGACCGGGCCAAGCTCCTGCACGACACCATCAGCACGCTGGCCCCGGTCGAGTCGCGGTTGGTCGAGGCCGACTGGGGACTGCTGGCCACCGAGGTCCGTCGGCTCGGGACGCAGCGGGCGCTGGTGGTGCTGCTGACGCCGCTCGAGTCCTCCGCCGTCGAGCAGGGGCTCATTCCCGTGCTGCCCTCCCTCTGCGCCCACCACCGGGTCGTCGTCGCGTCGGTCGCCGACCCCGCGGTCGCCCGCATGCGGGCCGCACGCGAGACCGTCGCGCAGGTCTACGACGCGGCCGCCGCCGAGCGCACCACCACCCTGCGGCGGCGCACGGCGGCCGCGCTGGCCAGCCTGGGGGTCGACGTCCTGGACGAGCCACCGGACCAGCTGCCGGTCCGGCTCGCCGACCACTACCTCATGCTCAAGCGCCAGGGCCTCCTCTGA